The genomic segment TGATCGAAGGGAGACATTGTAGAAGAAGAAAGGCTGATTTGTAatctataaaaagaaaaaaaaatgatagaaTATACTAACAAGGAGGGACAATAGAAGGAATAAGGTAAAGAGGAGTGACACGAGAAATCATAAGGGAAGATGAGGTGGCACAAAGAATATACGTTTGAATCAGTCATAGGGATTTATTCTAAGTTTTTAGAGTTAAAAGTAGTAAAAGAAAAGTAAGTGGTAGTAGCATCTGAGATTTGctttattaattcttttttaaaaacacTTGTATAGATTCCTTCGTCCATCTCTTTTCTCATGTGTTTGTTTGTGTATAATGTGAAGATTCCTTCTTCATGTCTCGTGTTGGTCACGGGCAGCATTGGTGGGAAAGAGGGGAGAAAGAGTAAGTTAAGATAGCAAGAGATGTACTAAAGTTAGGATGAATCTTTGGTCTGGAATAGATTAAAGTGGATATATGCGCAAAATACAGTTTTGGATGTGTTCATAAATACTAAAGACGTATATGTAGGGGAAATTTGAAGGTTTGCACATCCATTGTGGTAGATAAAATATGTCCCGTGGCAGAATGCTTAGATttgatgaacaatttttttatatcaCCATTGGCGTCATGAAAAGTTTTCTCGCAAATGCAATTGATGTAAATTAGGCCATCATATGGTTTGataagtaaaaatatttaaaggtATAGACAAAAGATCAATGCTATTAGCTATGCATGGTTGTGTTCTGCACCTTCTACATCTGGCCTTTGATTGAAGTCTGTGAATCAATTCAGACATGAAATGCTTGAAGCTCAACATTATTTAAGCACTTTCCGTATTATGATGGAGAAGCGTATGGCCTTTTATTGTTTTTGACTCTACATTTGCTTGGGTGCAGTTAATGTGACCTCTTATCTGTGCCACCCCCTAGAACTTTAGTATGTTGTCAGAATCCTGAAGTCTTCATTTTCAGGTCCTAAAACTGTCAAACTTTACTCAAATAGAGAGCATATGGGATTCAGGTATGTTCTTATGTTTACATGTATCTCTCTACTGAAGAAGCTTTGATTACTTTCTCGATATTTACATCTGGCAAATGTTATGACAGTAATGTTAATGACTTCCCTCCAAGTGATACAGCTGTTTTATCAACTGAGAATCTTAAGGTAACAGCTCCCTGTTTCTAATATCGAAACTTTTTAACACTTGAACCACCTTAATAGAAGTCATCATTTTCTTACCGTGGGTACTACATTATCAATTGCAGGGAAAACCTGTAGTTTTGAAGTATGTCAAATTCCAAAATGTTCGTAGGTATGATCAATTGCCAAATTGACTTTTGTGCTTTTACTCTATAATAATATTAGGCTGACTTTTgttatctttttattattggtTATATCAGCTTAACGATTTTTATTGAAGATAATCAATCTGAGGCAGAGATGACCAAGATCCAAAAAATAGCTCTCTATGGAACAACGTAAGTTATCCTCTTTCTTTGTCATTATTACATCTTAATAATTTGTTCTAGGCATGCTAGTAGTTTTGCTGCTCCAAGATTTTGTATCATTATTTGCTCCTGTAGTATTGTTTATGCAAATCTCTGATTTTATGTTCTTCCATAAGTATGATAGAGGACTGATTACAGTCAAGAAAGATGTTTATAGGTGACCAATTTTGTACTGGCTAGCAGGCCTAGATGACCcccaagtttttttttataactgATTCCAACCACTCCTTTCTATTTTGATTGTACAGCTACACTGAAAAACAGATTTTGCTTATGAAATGTTGCGCCTCTTCATGCATCATGCAATCTTCCATTTCGTAAAAAAATTCCCATTAGTTATGGATTAAACGAAACTTGATAGATTGATTCAGTTTAGTCAAAAACATTTAAGTTGAGCAACAGATTCCTAAAATAGTCATTGGGGTTTAATTAAAAGTGTCAGTGAACTATGGGGTCGTTTATCATCATAGGTGCTTGTGCTGACATGAGATGTACCGCTACGTTCTTTGTTTTTGGACATTATTGGTGCTTCATTTGAGATTAATAAGCTGATTGTTTCTTTCCAATTCAGGGTCGAGACAACAGATATGAAGGGTCTGAAAAAGATTGAAGACCAGCATTAATCCGCTGCTATCTAGAAATTCCGAGTCTGGGATAGAAGTGAATGATTGACCTCAAGTATTTTGGCCTTCCAGTCTTATGTCtgctttttttattattcttggATTGGATTACAGTAGCCATGTATTTGGCTTATACCCCAAAGCTGTGACATATCATCTTATCTGCAATAGTACCCAGGATTCGTACCTTTTTTTAACATTACAGTTCAATTTTCTGGTTCGTGGTTTAACGTTATATGGAATTTGGATCTAGGATTTGGGTACGGAAAACATTCACTGGATCTTGAATTGCAAAATCATATGCGGTCCTTATTCTCTTCTCTTTTGTGCTACATTTTgtgttcttgttgctttgaaAAATTATGCATTTGTTCACATGACAGAAACTTATGAAATAATTTAGCAAATAATTGGTTTTCGGTTTTTTTAGTTTTGGGTTTCGTTATTAGAGTTCAAATAAGCGGGGTTTGAAATTCTCgagttttatttgaattttgaaggttATTGTTTCCATGGCAtattaatcttaaaataattttgaatttgtttagcTTAATACCCCAATCATTTTTGTGTAGTTAGTAGTTATTATGCATTAGATTGGAGTATCATTATGACTGTTTAGTTCTAAAGCTCTCGCGTTTCTCTTTTCTGTGTGGTTGGTTTCTTAGTTTGGGATGTTATATGATAACTTtactatatttataaattttgtaatCTTGTTGGATCTTACTTTGATCATGTCGAGTTGGGTCATGTCAAGTTTGAACGATTTCGGGTCCATGTAATTTAAGGGTCGATCTACGCCTATCATATACCGAAACGGGTCTAAGTAATTAATATGCATCGAGTCCATATTGACAATAAGGTAAATTTAGGTTAGGGTAGAATTTGAGTCGTATTTTTGAGTATCGTTTGATTTTACGAGTGATtggattaaaattaatttagagTTGAGCAAATTTTGATTATGTCCAACTCTTTTTAGGGTAATATATCAGGTATTATGAGTTCTAGTTACAAATTGGGTTAAGTTGGATCTTGTGTCACTATGAGTAAGGTTTATCgataaaaaattgaataaaatgagtttttttaggaaaaagttTTTAATTCGCAAAACAAATTTGTTTGTGTCCGAGCTTAAGGTCATGGACTCATGGcttgtttgttgttactaacaacgaataaaGAAGTTAATAATAACAGTCAAAATCTTATGTTTGTTGTTACCAATAGCGAATAAAAGAAAGATAATGACAAAACAAAAggacaataatataataacgtttaaaagaaaaaaaaaacaaatggagtacatgaaatttaattaagaaataaaaaaattatcaagtaCAATTTTTTGCTATTTTCCTACAACAATACcaactttttattaatcataaataatatcaacttaaaggggtgttttcttagaaaatccctaacatattaaaaatcaaattataagccaaaaaattggtaaataagttaataaattaaagttgtaCTTGGTATTATTCAAGGAAAATACCCTTAAGTTGATGTCATTCatattaatcaatagttggtattatgaTAGggtaatcaatagttggtattatggtaggaaaatcaataaaagttgtattattcacgataatttttccttaagaAATTATGATCTAAAATTTCAAGTGGCAAATAAACTCTCATTTTAAAGCCGCCACATATTAAAGTGATTTTTGAATTAGTGCGCTATTTTatacacaaaaacttggacgagacggtTTTATTATGTGACCATCAATTTAGACTGGTCTAATTGGCGCGTgtaacaatattttaattttctggcatttattcaattttgaccttaaagatatcaattttgaaaattgatatctttaaggtgaaaattaatacctttaaaatcaaagttaaaaaatatcaaaaaaaaataccaaattgTTACAAGCACGAATTAAACTGACCCAAATTAACGGTCGTTATCAGGCGATCTAGTCTAAGAGAGGCCAAGGAACACAAATACAAACATATGAGGCCGTCTCCTTCTATATTCCCATATTCACCTACCCAAAATACAAACATATGAATCCAAGGATTCAACCATCTTCATCAATCTCATCATATTCACAATTCACAAATCAAACCAATTCATACAAAATATAAGTAGATATTCAATCCAAGGAACACCATTTCTCTCCCAAATC from the Amaranthus tricolor cultivar Red isolate AtriRed21 chromosome 12, ASM2621246v1, whole genome shotgun sequence genome contains:
- the LOC130828941 gene encoding PITH domain-containing protein At3g04780, translated to MAAESASAIHRNQVDLLEHIDWSEVECLNQKSSNTIANALKQGYREDDGLNLESDADEQLLIYIPFTQVIKLHSIVIKGPEEEGPKTVKLYSNREHMGFSNVNDFPPSDTAVLSTENLKGKPVVLKYVKFQNVRSLTIFIEDNQSEAEMTKIQKIALYGTTVETTDMKGLKKIEDQH